In Primulina eburnea isolate SZY01 unplaced genomic scaffold, ASM2296580v1 ctg105_ERROPOS3636323, whole genome shotgun sequence, a genomic segment contains:
- the LOC140820449 gene encoding uncharacterized protein, translating to MTVMEYTSRFNDLGIYLQTIMSDETLKMHRFKKGLSNRIQSALAVFRPTTLANLMSVEMSVETDIKRCEEEKKNKRPFIGHFAQGGHKFKMPNHSSGPSKGTFSNAGNKEGKWCATCWQNHIGKCYRNTGACFKCGKVGHQIKYCPEKIKGPDL from the coding sequence ATGACGGTGATGGAATACACATCAAGGTTCAATGATCTGGGAATCTATCTGCAAACCATCATGTCAGATGAGACCTTAAAAATGCACCGTTTCAAGAAAGGGCTGAGCAACCGAATTCAATCTGCTTTGGCTGTATTCCGACCAACAACTTTGGCGAATTTAATGTCCGTGGAAATGAGCGTAGAAACGGATATCAAGCGTTGTGAAGAGGAGAAAAAAAACAAGAGGCCCTTCATCGGTCATTTTGCTCAAGGTGGTCACAAATTCAAGATGCCAAACCATTCAAGCGGCCCCTCAAAAGGAACCTTTAGCAATGCTGGCAACAAAGAAGGGAAGTGGTGCGCTACTTGTTGGCAGAATCACATCGGGAAATGTTATAGGAATACAGGTGCTTGTTTCAAGTGTGGAAAAGTAGGACATCAGATTAAATATTGTCCTGAGAAGATAAAGGGACCAGACCTCTAA